The DNA segment AGGCATATTCCTGATTCGTTTTGAAACCGTCGAAAAAGTGTTCGGCATCAAACACGACATCAGCTCCCATAGAGCGAAGGAACGCAACAGAGTCATGAATAATCTTCAGATTTTTTTCCAGCGGAATTCGCAACGCTTCGGTGGCGTGAATATCCCACGTCTTTCCGAAAATTGTACACACATCTGCCCCTGAACTAAGTAGGTTACGTAGGTTGGGGTCATTTTCCGCGGTAAAGCCCGGGTGATGGGTACTCCCGAAAGCAGCAATTTTGGAATGCTTTAGAGAGATGTGTTTAATTTCACTAAAGAACGCCATATCCACAGGGTTAGACCCTGGCCAGCCGCCTTCAATAAAATCTATACCAAGGTCGTCAAGCTTGAGAGCAATCTTAAGCTTGTCGTCATTGGTAAGACTTATGTCTTCTGATTGAGTTCCATCACGCAAACTTGTGTCGTAGATCTGAATTTTTTTCATGGCCCTTTTAACTCTTATTTATTCTTTGCCGAGCCCGAAGGCATCGTGCAGTGTTCTTACTGCGAGCTCCGTGTACTTCTCCTCGATAAGGCAGGTAATTTTAATTTCAGAGGTGCTAATCATGAGAATGTTAATATTTTCCCTACGCAGAGCATCAAAAGCCTGTGCAGCAACGCCGGAGTGGTTACGCATACCAACACCGATTGCAGACACTTTACAAACATGTAAATCGTGCAGGACTTCTGCCGCGTTTGTCTTTTTCTGAATGTCCTTCATCAACTCAAGAGTTTTCTCAAGATCGCCGCGTGGAACAGTAAATGTCATGTCTGTTTTACCGTTACGGCTTGGGTTCTGGACAATCATATCAACAACAACTCCGCCCTCTGCAAGCGGACCAAACAAGTTGGAAGCGATACCTGGCACGTCCGGAACATCGCGCAGTGTAACGCGCGCCTGATCCTTGTCATATGCGATACCTGAAACTAAAACGGCTTCCATGCGTGAATCCTCCTGAGTTACTAACGTGCCTGGGGCGTCTGAAAATGTTGAACGAACAAGTACTGGTACTTTATATTTTTTAGCAAACTCTACAGAACGAATCTGTAAGACCTTAGCGCCCATGGAGGCCATTTCTAGCATTTCATCATAGGATACACGGTCCATTTTACGAGCATTGCTCACGATATTCGGATCGGTGGTGTATACACCGTCTACGTCTGTGTAGATTTCACATTCACAGCCGAGTGCAGCGGCAAATGCTACAGCGGACGTATCTGAACCGCCGCGGCCGAGAGTTGTTACGCGGGATTCTTCTGTGCAGCCCTGGAAGCCTGCAACTGCAAGAACATCATGTTGTTCAAGCAGGCCTAAAAGTTTGTCCTGATTAATTCCGAGAATACGTGCATTGCCGTGTGCATTGTCTGTGCACACAGGTACCTGATACCCAAGCAGGGAACGAGCGTTCACCCCAGCGTCGTTCATCAGCATCGAAAAGAGTGCTACAGACACTTGTTCTCCAGTGGAGACGAGAACATCAATTTCCGCCGGGTCAGGGGAGTTGGACCATTCTTTAGCTAGTCCTAAAAGGCGGTTGGTTTCTCCTGACATTGCAGAAAGAACAACCACTACTTTGAATCCCTTGGCACGAGCGGCAAGAACTTTTTCACGTACTTTTTTCATGCACTCTAAGTTGGCAACCGAAGTTCCACCGAACTTCTGAACCAGAATACGCATACTGATTCCTTTGTCGTTAGAAAGAGAATGAGAAGGGTAGAGCGAATCTACTTAATAATTATGGTGCTACTTGCATCGAGGTCACAAGTGGTTTTAATGCCTCGATTACACGGGTAGCTCCTGCCCCTTTTACCAAAATGTTAATTTGTCGTCCTTCTTCGCATGGAACCCAAGTGAATTGCAACCATTCATTCGGGTATTCCTGCTCAGGAAGGTGTTCAGCCCACTCAATGAGCATGAGCGTCTGCTGTTCGTCTATGAGCTCATGAAAGGACTCATCGACACTTCCGCCGGCAAGCCTGTATAGGTCATAATGGGCGGTTTCCGGGGTGGTCGGGTAAAGGTTATATACATTAAAACTTGGGCTACTTACCTCAGCTTCATCTCCACCCGGAAGGTGTTGAACGAGCGATCGGATTAGGGTTGTTTTACCAGAGCCAAGTGTTCCCTTGAACAATAAAGTTTGCACAGGGTCCGTAGATACGAGAGCCTGTGCAATATATTTTCCCAGAAGTTCTGTTTCTTCTGTGTTTTTCAAATAAAGAAGCACAGTTAATTACTCTTTTGGTTCTTCCTTAGGAAGGAGGGTGCGTAAAATATCTTCTTTTCCGACTATCCCTACCAATTTGCCATTTTTGACAACTGGCAGGGAGTGGTACTTGTTATCCACCATAAGCGTGGCAATTTCGTCAATAGGCGTTTCTTCTGTTACAGACGTTGGAGCTGGCGTCATAGCCTCTGCTACCTTGCTTGCAGATATTTTCCTCATCTCTTTATCCATATCAGAACTGGAGCGAAGAGGAATAATGCCATCCAAAACTGTGAACAGTGAAGGAAGGTTAAGGCGCTTGTGCTGGTTAATAAGGTCGCTTTGGCAAATGATGCCGACCAGCGTGCCATCAGATTCCACTACTGGTAATCCGTTGTACCTTTTTTCAACCATAACTCGTGCTACGGATACAATATCATCATTAGGGGCAACGGTCAGTGGATTCTCTGTCATCAGGTCGTAGGCTGTGAGCATAAGTTCTTCCTTATGGCTTTTGGCAAAGCATGAGCGATTTCTTGTGGAAGATTCCCTCGGTGCGGGAAGTCATTTTCAAGAAACTCTCCAGCAAGCCCGTGTTCATAGACTCCAAGGCAGGCAGCTTCCCGTACAGGAACTCCCTGGGCAAGGTGAGTTCCTATGATGCCGGACAGTACATCTCCTGAGCCTGCCACCGCAAGGGTCGGGGTGCAGAAAGGAGAAATAACAGTCGGTCTTCCTTGTTGTGCAATACAACTTGCTGCCCCTTTCAAAACGACTACACCGTTAAAGGTGTCGTTAAGAATTGTTGCAGCAGTGAGTCTGTCTGCCTGAATTTCACTAATTGTTTTTCGGCTGAGTCTTGCCATTTCACCCGGATGAGGGGTGAGAATGTCACTGTCAGACAGTGATTGTATAAGATTTTCATCTTTAGCAAGATGATAGAGAGCATCAGCATCAAACACAGTAGGTGGTCGATGTCTCGTAATCAGCTTACGTAAAAAATTAGCTGCCTCTTTAGAGCGTCCCATTCCTGGGCCGATGATAAGACTGTCCGAATTTTGTATTTCCTGAATAAGTACCTCTGGAACATGAATAGGCCATTCATTAGATATTCCGAGTTCCAGGGTTAGAATTCCAGACTGTCCTGCCTTAATTTCCTGAGTTAATAATGCAGGGGATGCAACTGTAGCGTATCCTGCACCGGAGCGCATTGCCCCTAGCGCTGACAAGTGTGGTGCACCAGTAAGCCCCTTTGAGCCACCAATGATCAACACCTTACCTGCGGAGCCTTTATGCATTGCCTCCGATTGCGGTTTGCGTAATCTGAGTACATCATCCGTCATTCCGTAATAAGACGCAGAGTGTGTATCTTGCACCTGTGTAGGAATTCCAATGGAGCGTGTGTACAGATCGCCAATCCACTGTCGGGCTTCCGGCATAACTAAGCCGCATTTAGCTGCTTCAAACGTTACTGTGGCATTAGCTCGTACAGCAACAGGGTCAACAGTGCCGAGCGTGCCGTTGAGTCCGGACGGAATGTCCAGTGCAAAGACAAAGGCTTTTTGTCCAAGTCTGTTGATGTGCTCAATAAGGCTCTTTTTATCAGAAGACAAAGTGCCTCGCAGACCAGTACCAAGCAGGCCATCGATAATAATGTCCGGTTGCTCAGCGGACAACAAGCGTGAAGCATTCTTAGATGTAAGCAAAGCATACGGGGTACCAATAGTTCTTGCTAACTTAAAGTGATAGCCAGAGGTTTTATTGTATGCCCGTACAGGTTTTGTGTGGAGAAGAAGAACTTCAGCACCGAGATTATGCAGGTGTCTGGCAGTAGCGGCAGCATCGCCGCCGTTATTTCCGCTTCCCATAAAAGCAAGTACACGTTTGCCTGTCACAGAACCCGTCAGCTCGAGAAGCACATGAAGTGCTTCTCGGCTGGCGTTTTCCATCAGAATTTCTTCACGGATACCAAAGGTTGTAATTGCCTGAGTATCCCAGCTGTTCATCTCTGCCGGAGTAGGCAGGGGAATGTATGCCATTGAGCCTCCGCAAAATGCGATGGTGATTATAATGACTCGAGAATGACCACAGCAGAAGCTGTATCTCTGCCATGCGTTAAGCTGACATGGTAGCGTGTTGCAGATAAAGCATCTGCAAATTCTGCTGCTTTATTATGTAGAACCAGAACGGGTTTGCCGGAAGGTTCAGATTGTATTTCAATATCCTGAAACTGAATGCCTTGTGTAAATCCTGTCCCGAGCGCTTTTACTGCAGCTTCCTTTGCAGCAAACCGTGCTGCAATATAGGCTACAGGGTGCTTAGGCAGGGAAGCTTGTTCATTCGGATGCAGGATGCGTGAAGTGAACCGGTCGCCATGTCGTTCAAACGATTTCTGGATGCGATCCAGTTCCGTAGTGTCAATGCCAAGTCCGACAATCACCTAAAGCCCCACAGTATCGTATGTTATTCAGCAAAAGTGCTGATGATGTCGTTCATTTCACGTACAGCGCGATCCATGCCAACAAGAACAGCACGGGAAACGATGGAATGACCAATAGAGTACTCGGAGATACCTGGAACATTCTCAAATTCGTATACGTTGGTGTAGTTAAGGCCGTGACCAAGGTTTACCTTAAGGCCAAGACGCTTAGCGTATGCTACGCCTTTGATGATCTTGTCGCGTTCAAGATGCATTTTTTCCGGAGTTTTTGCGTCTGCAAAATGACCGGTGTGAATTTCGATGTATTCAACACCGCAAGCAAGAGCAGCATCAATCTGCTTTTCGCTTGCTTCGATGAACAGGCTGGATTTAATGCCTGCTGCATGAATTGGTGCTAAGTACTCACGGAAAAAGTCTTCACGCCCTGCTACTACGAGACCACCTTCAGTTGTAAGCTCTTCGCGTTTTTCCGGTACAAGACAAACCATGTATGGATTGATGCGAAGTGCGATTTCCTTCATTTCTTCTGTTGCCGCCATTTCAAAATGGAAGCGGGTGTTCAGGCATTGTGACACTAATTCGATATCACGATCCTGAACGTGGCGACGGTCTTCGCGAAGATGCATAATAATGCCGCGTGCACCGGCAAGTTCTGCAAGATGTGCAGCAGTTACCGGTTCTGGCTCTTTACCTAAACGTTGTTGCCTAAGAGTTGCAACGTGATCAACATTAACGACTAAAACGGGCATATCTTCTCCTCATATAAGTAAACCCATATGTATCTAATCACTTTATATAAAGTTGTAAGCAATGAAAACATAGTTTTTGCAGACTCTATGGATTTTATACACTCTTTTACAATAAAGTTCATGCATAAAGTGTAACGAACTTGTGTGTAAGGTTTGAAAGGCTTCCCATAGGCTTTTTCTGTTTGCAAAGCGAATAGTTAGAAAGTGGGCGTTTGCTATTCACTTCGGGGCCAGAATGGTGTGATATTAGCGTCTTGAGAGTCGTGTATAAGTCCTTTCTGCACATAATTGACTGTTGAGATACAACTCAGTAAAGAGTGTGTCCATATTTACATGAAATCTGAAGTTACATGAAATCTGACATCTCAGCAGGGATGAACAGGAGTTCGTTTATGAACGTTTGTATTGTTGGCACAGGTTATGTTGGTTTGGTAAGCGCAGCATGTTTTGCAGAAATGGGTAATGCCATCACATGTGTTGATGTTAACCCTGATGTTGTAGAAATGCTTTCAAATGGTCATGTCCATATTTGGGAACCAGGTTTGGAAGAGCTTGTACAGCGCAACTATGCAGAAAAACGCCTCACCTTCACAACCAGCCTGCAAGAAGGCATTGAAAAATGCGATGTGGTGTTTGTTACCGTTGGTACCCCTTCAAGTGAAGATGGCTCATGCGACCTTTGTTACGTTGAGCAGGTTGCCCGTGAGATTGGTTCGGTAATGACCACACCAAAAATTATTGTAGATAAATCCACGGTACCTGTAGGCACCGCAGATTTTGTTTCTTCTCTTGTTCAAGAAGAACTTGATAAACGTGGCGAGTCCATTGACTTTACAGTTGTTTCTAACCCTGAATTCTTGAAAGAGGGTGATGCGGTTAATGACTTTATGAAACCGGAT comes from the Halodesulfovibrio marinisediminis DSM 17456 genome and includes:
- a CDS encoding aspartate kinase, whose amino-acid sequence is MRILVQKFGGTSVANLECMKKVREKVLAARAKGFKVVVVLSAMSGETNRLLGLAKEWSNSPDPAEIDVLVSTGEQVSVALFSMLMNDAGVNARSLLGYQVPVCTDNAHGNARILGINQDKLLGLLEQHDVLAVAGFQGCTEESRVTTLGRGGSDTSAVAFAAALGCECEIYTDVDGVYTTDPNIVSNARKMDRVSYDEMLEMASMGAKVLQIRSVEFAKKYKVPVLVRSTFSDAPGTLVTQEDSRMEAVLVSGIAYDKDQARVTLRDVPDVPGIASNLFGPLAEGGVVVDMIVQNPSRNGKTDMTFTVPRGDLEKTLELMKDIQKKTNAAEVLHDLHVCKVSAIGVGMRNHSGVAAQAFDALRRENINILMISTSEIKITCLIEEKYTELAVRTLHDAFGLGKE
- the tsaE gene encoding tRNA (adenosine(37)-N6)-threonylcarbamoyltransferase complex ATPase subunit type 1 TsaE; its protein translation is MLLYLKNTEETELLGKYIAQALVSTDPVQTLLFKGTLGSGKTTLIRSLVQHLPGGDEAEVSSPSFNVYNLYPTTPETAHYDLYRLAGGSVDESFHELIDEQQTLMLIEWAEHLPEQEYPNEWLQFTWVPCEEGRQINILVKGAGATRVIEALKPLVTSMQVAP
- a CDS encoding CBS domain-containing protein; this encodes MLTAYDLMTENPLTVAPNDDIVSVARVMVEKRYNGLPVVESDGTLVGIICQSDLINQHKRLNLPSLFTVLDGIIPLRSSSDMDKEMRKISASKVAEAMTPAPTSVTEETPIDEIATLMVDNKYHSLPVVKNGKLVGIVGKEDILRTLLPKEEPKE
- a CDS encoding bifunctional ADP-dependent NAD(P)H-hydrate dehydratase/NAD(P)H-hydrate epimerase, which encodes MAYIPLPTPAEMNSWDTQAITTFGIREEILMENASREALHVLLELTGSVTGKRVLAFMGSGNNGGDAAATARHLHNLGAEVLLLHTKPVRAYNKTSGYHFKLARTIGTPYALLTSKNASRLLSAEQPDIIIDGLLGTGLRGTLSSDKKSLIEHINRLGQKAFVFALDIPSGLNGTLGTVDPVAVRANATVTFEAAKCGLVMPEARQWIGDLYTRSIGIPTQVQDTHSASYYGMTDDVLRLRKPQSEAMHKGSAGKVLIIGGSKGLTGAPHLSALGAMRSGAGYATVASPALLTQEIKAGQSGILTLELGISNEWPIHVPEVLIQEIQNSDSLIIGPGMGRSKEAANFLRKLITRHRPPTVFDADALYHLAKDENLIQSLSDSDILTPHPGEMARLSRKTISEIQADRLTAATILNDTFNGVVVLKGAASCIAQQGRPTVISPFCTPTLAVAGSGDVLSGIIGTHLAQGVPVREAACLGVYEHGLAGEFLENDFPHRGNLPQEIAHALPKAIRKNLCSQPTT
- a CDS encoding holo-[acyl-carrier-protein] synthase, with the translated sequence MIVGLGIDTTELDRIQKSFERHGDRFTSRILHPNEQASLPKHPVAYIAARFAAKEAAVKALGTGFTQGIQFQDIEIQSEPSGKPVLVLHNKAAEFADALSATRYHVSLTHGRDTASAVVILESL
- a CDS encoding pyridoxine 5'-phosphate synthase produces the protein MPVLVVNVDHVATLRQQRLGKEPEPVTAAHLAELAGARGIIMHLREDRRHVQDRDIELVSQCLNTRFHFEMAATEEMKEIALRINPYMVCLVPEKREELTTEGGLVVAGREDFFREYLAPIHAAGIKSSLFIEASEKQIDAALACGVEYIEIHTGHFADAKTPEKMHLERDKIIKGVAYAKRLGLKVNLGHGLNYTNVYEFENVPGISEYSIGHSIVSRAVLVGMDRAVREMNDIISTFAE